One genomic region from Pseudoduganella dura encodes:
- a CDS encoding FKBP-type peptidyl-prolyl cis-trans isomerase, giving the protein MTRLSAPVLSLLLCAASFAHAQTPPAGPENPAQPATQEAPAAQEAPAGPVVPGSATIGPAAEQLIVNDTKAGTGREAATGGTVSVHYTGWLYRPMAKGHKGRKFDSSRDRGEPLEFRLGAGQVIKGWEQGVAGMKIGGKRTLIIPSNLAYGARAMPNIPANSALIFDVELLDVK; this is encoded by the coding sequence ATGACCCGTCTGTCCGCTCCAGTGCTGTCCCTCCTGCTGTGCGCCGCCTCGTTCGCCCACGCCCAGACCCCGCCCGCCGGGCCGGAAAACCCGGCGCAGCCCGCCACCCAGGAAGCGCCCGCCGCCCAGGAGGCGCCGGCCGGTCCCGTGGTGCCGGGCTCGGCCACGATCGGCCCCGCCGCCGAACAGCTGATCGTCAACGACACCAAGGCTGGTACCGGCCGCGAAGCGGCCACCGGCGGCACCGTGTCGGTCCACTACACCGGCTGGCTGTACCGCCCGATGGCCAAGGGCCACAAGGGCCGCAAGTTCGACTCGTCGCGTGACCGCGGCGAACCGCTCGAGTTCCGGCTCGGCGCCGGCCAGGTCATCAAGGGCTGGGAGCAGGGCGTGGCCGGCATGAAGATCGGCGGCAAGCGCACGCTGATCATCCCGTCGAACCTGGCGTATGGTGCGCGCGCCATGCCCAACATTCCGGCCAACTCGGCACTGATCTTCGACGTCGAACTGCTCGACGTGAAGTAA
- the thpR gene encoding RNA 2',3'-cyclic phosphodiesterase, whose protein sequence is MISNEPEGGPFAGPITGPTRKLFFALWPDEAARAALAALQAPVAGRLTPPDKLHLTLAFLGQVAAGAVPALLDIRDRLDVPTLRLVIDCYGHFARPRIAWAGMTRVPPELVALHEELMRRLEASGFSAATHGVFKPHVTLAREARLAPPEAPATPVAWTVDRVVLVESLPSGRYVPVERQ, encoded by the coding sequence ATGATATCAAATGAACCTGAAGGCGGGCCATTTGCCGGGCCAATTACAGGACCGACCCGCAAACTTTTCTTCGCGCTGTGGCCGGACGAAGCGGCGCGCGCCGCGCTGGCCGCGCTGCAGGCCCCGGTGGCAGGACGGCTGACGCCGCCCGACAAGCTGCACCTGACGCTGGCCTTCCTCGGCCAGGTGGCGGCCGGCGCGGTGCCGGCCCTGCTCGATATCCGCGACCGGCTCGACGTGCCGACGCTGCGGCTCGTGATCGACTGCTACGGCCATTTCGCGCGGCCACGCATCGCCTGGGCCGGCATGACGCGGGTGCCGCCCGAACTGGTGGCGCTGCATGAAGAGTTGATGCGCAGGCTGGAAGCCTCGGGGTTTTCCGCCGCCACGCACGGCGTGTTCAAGCCGCATGTGACACTGGCGCGGGAAGCCAGGCTGGCACCGCCGGAAGCGCCGGCAACGCCGGTGGCGTGGACCGTGGACCGGGTGGTGCTGGTGGAATCGCTGCCTTCGGGCAGGTATGTGCCGGTGGAACGCCAATGA
- the cysK gene encoding cysteine synthase A has protein sequence MNVANDVTALIGNTPLVRINRLTQGGPAGSAPAQLLAKLEFYNPAHSVKDRIGLSMIAAAEQAGLIRPDTIILEPTSGNTGIALAMVCAARGYRCTLVMPETMSRERRMLLRAYGAELVLTPGGEGMVGAIRRAEEMAQSDRRYLMPQQFNNPANPDIHRRTTAEEIWRDTDGKIDILVAGVGTGGTITGVGEVIRERKPSFQCIAVEPEASPILSKGTKGPHPLQGIGAGFVPAVLNTHVYGEVIAVKNDDAFDYARRAAREEGLLVGISAGAALWAAVQVAWRRENEGKVIVTIIPSFGERYLSTQLFAGLAD, from the coding sequence ATGAACGTTGCGAACGATGTGACCGCGCTGATCGGCAATACCCCGCTGGTCCGCATAAATCGATTGACACAAGGCGGCCCGGCAGGGAGCGCGCCCGCGCAACTGCTGGCCAAGCTGGAATTCTACAATCCGGCCCACAGCGTGAAAGACCGTATCGGCCTGTCGATGATCGCGGCGGCCGAGCAGGCCGGCCTGATCCGGCCGGACACCATCATCCTCGAACCCACCAGCGGCAACACCGGCATCGCGCTGGCGATGGTCTGCGCCGCCCGCGGCTACAGGTGCACGCTGGTAATGCCCGAGACGATGAGCCGCGAACGCCGCATGCTGCTGCGCGCGTATGGCGCCGAGCTGGTGCTGACACCGGGCGGCGAAGGCATGGTGGGCGCGATCCGCCGCGCCGAGGAAATGGCCCAGTCGGACCGCCGCTACCTGATGCCCCAGCAGTTCAACAACCCGGCCAATCCCGACATCCACCGCCGCACCACCGCCGAGGAAATCTGGCGCGACACGGACGGCAAGATCGATATCCTCGTGGCCGGCGTGGGCACCGGCGGCACGATCACCGGCGTGGGCGAAGTGATCAGGGAGCGCAAGCCGTCGTTCCAGTGCATCGCCGTGGAGCCGGAGGCATCGCCGATCCTGTCGAAAGGCACCAAGGGACCGCACCCGCTGCAGGGCATCGGCGCCGGTTTCGTGCCGGCCGTGCTGAACACGCATGTCTACGGCGAAGTGATCGCCGTGAAGAACGACGACGCGTTCGACTATGCGCGCCGGGCCGCGCGCGAGGAGGGGTTGCTGGTAGGCATATCGGCCGGTGCCGCGCTGTGGGCCGCCGTGCAGGTGGCGTGGCGGCGGGAAAACGAAGGCAAGGTGATCGTGACGATCATTCCATCGTTCGGCGAGCGCTACCTGAGCACGCAGCTGTTCGCGGGGCTGGCGGACTGA
- the tcdA gene encoding tRNA cyclic N6-threonylcarbamoyladenosine(37) synthase TcdA, producing MNDITESQPAHDEHDVDFDRRFGGIARLYGEPALARYRTAHVCVIGVGGVGSWIVEALARSAIGRLTLIDLDNVAESNINRQIQALSDTVGMAKVTALRQRIAQINPYCRVTEIEDFVTPDNLDEMIGGHDYDYVVDAMDSARAKTALVHYCRMRGIRLIMIGSAGGKTDPTKIEVRDLAKTEQEPLLKKVRRRLRSEFHYPPNEKNKLNVDAVFSMEPLKFPETGGVCEVDADDAPPARAGLTGINCAGFGSAVVVTATFGMVAAGHVLRKLADEVATGDAVGAVNAVNAVSAG from the coding sequence ATGAACGACATCACCGAATCCCAACCCGCCCACGACGAGCACGACGTCGACTTCGACCGCCGCTTCGGCGGCATCGCCCGGCTGTACGGGGAACCGGCCCTGGCGCGCTATCGCACCGCGCACGTCTGCGTGATCGGCGTCGGCGGCGTCGGCTCCTGGATCGTCGAGGCGCTGGCCCGCAGCGCCATCGGCCGCCTCACGCTGATCGACCTCGACAACGTTGCCGAATCGAACATCAACCGCCAGATCCAGGCTCTTTCCGACACCGTGGGCATGGCCAAGGTGACCGCGCTGCGCCAGCGTATCGCGCAGATCAACCCGTACTGCCGGGTCACCGAGATCGAGGATTTCGTCACGCCGGACAATCTCGACGAAATGATCGGCGGCCACGATTACGATTACGTGGTCGATGCGATGGACAGCGCGCGCGCCAAGACGGCGCTGGTGCACTACTGCCGCATGCGCGGCATCCGCCTGATCATGATCGGCAGCGCCGGCGGCAAGACGGATCCGACGAAGATCGAGGTGCGCGACCTGGCGAAAACGGAGCAGGAGCCGTTGCTGAAGAAAGTGCGCCGGCGGCTGCGCAGCGAATTTCATTATCCGCCGAACGAAAAGAACAAGCTGAATGTGGATGCGGTGTTTTCCATGGAGCCGCTGAAGTTTCCGGAAACCGGCGGCGTGTGCGAAGTCGATGCGGACGACGCGCCGCCGGCCAGGGCGGGGCTTACCGGCATCAATTGCGCCGGCTTCGGCTCGGCGGTGGTGGTGACGGCCACGTTCGGCATGGTGGCCGCGGGGCATGTGCTGCGCAAGCTGGCCGATGAGGTTGCCACGGGCGATGCCGTCGGCGCCGTCAATGCCGTCAATGCCGTCAGCGCCGGCTAG
- the pdxH gene encoding pyridoxamine 5'-phosphate oxidase: MTDSLLAPAPGFDQPIAMLKHCHDKIRKQLATLQKLLEHLPQHGADAAAQQAAQAVQKYFNTAAHLHHADEEVDLLPMLDATATGADLETVRRLRPEILSQHKQMDDAWHIIDSQLDKIANGSAGGNGTAVELSADTVNRFVQMYTAHMETEEGHIAPMAKRLFNPAQMAVLGDSMARRRGIAPADPAGATGAGTAVGGVALADLRMDYGRASLSEEDTLADPVAQFRQWFEEAMKAQVNEPNAMSVATVDGEGRPSSRIVLVKQFDARGFTWYTNYESRKGRQLAQNPHAALLFFWPELERQVRIEGRVEQTSAAESDTYFYSRPLKSQLGAIASDQSAPIGSRAEMEANYAAAEEKYSAAASGGKPLRPAHWGGYRLVPERVEFWQGRASRFHDRIVFTLQADGSWTKERIQP; the protein is encoded by the coding sequence ATGACCGATTCCCTCCTCGCTCCCGCCCCCGGCTTCGACCAGCCGATCGCCATGCTGAAACATTGCCACGACAAGATCCGCAAGCAGCTGGCCACGTTGCAAAAGCTGCTGGAACACCTGCCGCAACATGGGGCCGACGCGGCGGCGCAACAGGCGGCGCAGGCGGTGCAGAAATATTTCAACACGGCGGCCCACCTGCACCATGCCGACGAGGAAGTCGACCTGCTGCCGATGCTCGATGCCACGGCCACCGGCGCCGACCTGGAGACGGTGCGGCGCCTGCGGCCGGAGATCCTTTCGCAGCACAAGCAAATGGACGATGCGTGGCATATAATCGATTCACAACTTGACAAAATTGCCAACGGCTCCGCTGGCGGCAACGGCACGGCCGTCGAACTGTCGGCCGATACCGTGAACCGTTTCGTGCAGATGTACACGGCGCACATGGAAACCGAGGAAGGCCATATCGCGCCGATGGCCAAGCGCCTGTTCAACCCTGCGCAGATGGCCGTGCTGGGCGATTCGATGGCGCGCCGGCGCGGCATCGCTCCGGCCGATCCAGCGGGTGCGACCGGGGCCGGCACGGCGGTTGGCGGCGTCGCCCTGGCCGACCTGAGGATGGATTACGGGCGCGCCAGCCTGTCCGAGGAAGATACGCTGGCCGACCCGGTGGCGCAATTCCGCCAGTGGTTTGAAGAAGCAATGAAGGCCCAGGTGAACGAACCGAACGCGATGAGCGTGGCCACGGTGGACGGCGAAGGCAGGCCGTCGTCGCGCATCGTGCTGGTCAAGCAGTTCGATGCGCGCGGCTTCACCTGGTACACCAATTACGAGAGCCGGAAAGGCCGCCAGCTCGCGCAGAACCCGCATGCCGCGCTGTTGTTCTTCTGGCCCGAACTCGAGCGCCAGGTGCGGATCGAGGGCCGCGTGGAACAGACATCGGCCGCGGAAAGCGACACGTATTTCTATAGCCGCCCGTTGAAGAGCCAGCTGGGGGCGATCGCTTCGGACCAGAGCGCGCCGATCGGCAGCCGGGCCGAAATGGAGGCGAACTACGCGGCCGCCGAGGAAAAATATTCGGCGGCCGCCAGCGGCGGCAAGCCGTTGCGGCCGGCGCACTGGGGCGGTTACCGCCTGGTGCCCGAGCGTGTCGAGTTCTGGCAGGGGCGCGCATCGCGCTTCCATGACCGGATCGTGTTTACGCTGCAGGCGGACGGGAGCTGGACGAAGGAAAGAATCCAGCCGTAG